Proteins encoded by one window of Clostridium bornimense:
- the nrdG gene encoding anaerobic ribonucleoside-triphosphate reductase activating protein — MEKIRVGGILDNSLANGKGLRTVIFLSGCIHKCKGCHNKELQDFNFGIEMTEEEIFNRIEKNAGIIKGVTLSGGDPMEQPMKLVNLCKKIKTLGLNIWCYTGYSFEEILKSDEKSSLLKEVDVLVDGIFDLKSKSEKLKYRGSSNQRIIDVKESLTSKEVVVLDF; from the coding sequence ATGGAAAAAATAAGAGTTGGTGGTATATTAGATAACTCATTGGCTAATGGAAAAGGGCTAAGAACGGTAATCTTTTTATCAGGATGTATTCATAAGTGCAAGGGATGTCATAATAAAGAGTTACAGGATTTTAATTTTGGCATAGAAATGACAGAAGAAGAGATTTTTAATCGTATAGAAAAGAATGCAGGAATTATAAAAGGCGTAACTTTAAGTGGTGGAGATCCTATGGAGCAGCCAATGAAATTGGTGAATTTATGTAAAAAAATTAAGACTCTAGGCTTAAATATATGGTGTTATACTGGATATTCTTTTGAGGAAATTTTAAAGTCAGATGAAAAGTCATCTTTATTGAAAGAAGTTGATGTACTAGTAGACGGAATATTTGATTTAAAAAGTAAATCAGAAAAATTAAAGTATAGAGGATCATCAAATCAAAGAATAATTGATGTTAAAGAATCTTTAACATCAAAAGAAGTAGTAGTTTTAGATTTTTAA
- a CDS encoding MBL fold metallo-hydrolase: MIIEYISESTFVFKTSLGTKILTNPTKEIYNTVFKNSSIDIVTFSNAYSEYNDTKFIKSTFSPVVNCGDYSFRDVKIKGITSFQDTYKGHLRGENIIFSYFFDNINITHLGYLGHIPSKEQLSLLGNIDILLIPIGGNFTINGKTAFEIINLIKPKISIPMLYKSPSSSSLDTIDKFLIYVDSCYKINDNVLEINNSSFPSENVILLKSLL, encoded by the coding sequence ATGATTATTGAGTATATTAGTGAATCAACCTTTGTTTTCAAAACATCTCTAGGTACAAAAATACTAACAAATCCAACTAAAGAAATTTATAATACTGTATTTAAAAATTCATCTATAGATATAGTTACATTTAGCAATGCTTATTCTGAATATAATGATACTAAGTTCATAAAGAGTACATTTTCACCTGTAGTTAATTGCGGAGATTACTCTTTTCGAGATGTAAAAATTAAAGGAATTACTTCTTTTCAAGATACTTATAAAGGACATCTAAGAGGTGAAAATATAATTTTCTCTTACTTTTTTGATAATATTAACATAACTCACCTTGGCTACTTAGGACACATACCATCAAAAGAACAGTTATCTCTTTTAGGAAATATAGATATATTACTAATTCCCATAGGCGGTAATTTTACCATAAATGGTAAAACCGCTTTTGAAATAATTAATTTAATCAAGCCAAAAATATCTATTCCAATGTTATATAAATCTCCTTCATCATCATCACTAGATACAATAGACAAGTTTCTAATTTACGTAGATTCTTGTTACAAAATTAATGATAATGTTCTAGAAATTAATAATTCTTCTTTTCCTAGTGAAAACGTAATTCTACTAAAAAGTTTATTGTAA
- a CDS encoding CPBP family intramembrane glutamic endopeptidase — protein MKSIMDNLKKPSILKGNITFMVFMIIGLFTLNILRFLLIDLVNIQSFTRNESYIYAIQLATNQIVILGGVVLIYFLVTREKFKDVIPIRKIKGADIFYIFLITVVTRPIIGVISMITSYFTVDTPMAEAVSILSKMPFLAMFLVVAILPAIFEEFFMRGIVANNFKRYSLFAAALFNGVLFGIFHMNFEQGFFPILLGFLAIYLMYYTQSIVAPMLLHFFNNGTSVILTYLLTLLPGELSNTEVDTSSMLVSQNQNVAYYILLGILAIGVVVLFGWLTYLLVNLIKERNEERWMESNDYKKLDGKRISFTKKIVDYIPFIITLIIYFYNVKDQIRF, from the coding sequence TTGAAATCAATAATGGACAATTTAAAAAAACCTAGTATTTTAAAAGGTAATATAACCTTTATGGTATTTATGATTATAGGATTATTTACCCTAAATATATTGAGATTTTTATTGATAGATTTAGTGAATATACAAAGTTTTACTAGAAATGAATCTTATATTTATGCGATACAATTAGCGACAAATCAAATAGTAATTCTAGGAGGAGTTGTTTTAATATATTTCTTAGTAACTAGAGAAAAATTTAAAGATGTTATACCTATAAGAAAAATAAAAGGCGCTGATATATTCTATATATTCTTAATAACTGTAGTTACAAGACCAATTATAGGGGTTATAAGTATGATAACATCATACTTTACTGTTGATACACCAATGGCTGAAGCAGTATCAATATTGAGCAAAATGCCATTTTTAGCCATGTTTCTTGTAGTAGCTATACTACCAGCGATTTTTGAAGAATTTTTTATGAGGGGAATAGTAGCAAACAATTTTAAAAGATATAGTTTATTTGCTGCAGCATTGTTTAATGGAGTGCTTTTTGGAATATTCCATATGAACTTTGAACAAGGTTTTTTTCCGATACTTTTAGGATTTTTAGCAATATATCTTATGTATTATACACAATCTATAGTAGCGCCTATGTTACTTCATTTTTTCAATAACGGAACTTCTGTTATTTTAACATATTTATTGACATTGCTTCCAGGAGAACTTTCAAATACTGAAGTTGATACATCTTCAATGTTAGTATCACAGAATCAAAATGTTGCTTATTATATATTACTAGGTATTTTAGCAATTGGTGTCGTAGTATTATTTGGATGGTTAACATATCTTCTTGTGAATCTTATAAAAGAAAGAAATGAAGAAAGATGGATGGAAAGTAATGATTATAAGAAATTAGATGGAAAGAGGATATCTTTTACAAAAAAAATAGTAGATTATATACCATTTATTATTACTTTGATCATTTATTTTTATAATGTTAAAGATCAAATAAGGTTTTAA
- a CDS encoding zinc-ribbon domain-containing protein gives MADKNLVCKDCGADFVFTEGEQAFYKEKGFENDPVRCPACRKARKQQNNRR, from the coding sequence ATGGCTGATAAGAATTTAGTATGTAAAGATTGTGGAGCTGATTTCGTATTTACTGAAGGAGAACAAGCATTTTACAAAGAAAAAGGATTCGAAAATGATCCAGTAAGATGCCCAGCTTGCAGAAAAGCAAGAAAGCAACAAAACAACAGAAGATAA
- a CDS encoding ArsR/SmtB family transcription factor, whose protein sequence is MNNNVELCQCKEVQDQVVKNIKESIPDEAVVQKLAELFKVFGDGTRLKIIYALLQKELCVCDICEIVEMSQSSVSHQLRLLKTTGLVKYRKEGKTVFYSLDDEHVNSIFSVGLSHIKHKLNI, encoded by the coding sequence ATGAATAATAATGTTGAGTTATGTCAATGTAAAGAAGTACAGGATCAAGTAGTGAAAAATATAAAAGAGTCTATTCCAGATGAAGCCGTTGTTCAAAAATTAGCGGAATTATTTAAGGTTTTTGGAGATGGAACACGATTAAAAATAATTTATGCATTACTTCAAAAGGAGCTATGTGTTTGTGATATATGTGAAATAGTAGAAATGAGTCAATCATCTGTATCTCATCAATTGAGACTATTAAAGACGACAGGTCTTGTAAAATACAGAAAAGAAGGAAAAACTGTTTTTTATTCATTAGATGATGAGCATGTTAATAGTATATTTAGTGTAGGTTTATCACATATAAAACATAAGTTAAATATATAG
- a CDS encoding tetratricopeptide repeat protein — MRKTLALCIINTTESSNIKITLNNLYTYVSEIYLICTNTFPLLYELIDTYSNINIITCSNICDIKDTKNYILNQSKCDYILFMNSNEIINEDQCSKLHSLNDTLYDGFAVKIKEYINDTCNEYYEIRLFKVDKNIIFQGYINDTVSFSLNNHNFNTIQSTIILERKLSSENFIVSNTYKFSLINSIKKNKKDGYYYFCIGEIFMDLQDYKSAETYFKKSLLYSKHEFNVEFVYSVYLAVSMSMCLLEQNKIKDCLENINYWLNIFPNHKDLFFIEGMCFLKLFHYSEALYSFKKYKSCNCSFYGTKYFYTEKNIDLLINELESLSLSSDIKFTTIIITENSINPETILSINEISSNILIISEKKILDCNVKNLSINSISIYIKEEKNHLNFDSILDCDYIFILNNGEVWPLEPQKNLVNSIK; from the coding sequence ATGCGAAAAACTTTAGCATTGTGTATCATAAATACTACAGAGTCTTCTAATATTAAAATAACACTAAACAACTTATATACCTATGTTTCTGAAATATATTTAATTTGCACAAATACCTTTCCTTTACTCTATGAATTGATAGATACATATAGCAATATAAATATAATTACATGCAGCAATATATGTGACATAAAAGATACTAAAAATTATATCCTAAATCAAAGTAAATGTGACTATATACTATTTATGAACTCTAATGAGATTATAAATGAAGATCAATGTAGCAAATTACATTCTCTTAATGATACCTTATATGATGGATTCGCTGTTAAGATTAAAGAATATATAAATGATACATGTAATGAATATTATGAAATAAGGCTATTTAAAGTAGATAAAAATATAATATTTCAAGGATATATAAATGATACTGTTTCTTTTTCACTAAATAATCATAATTTTAATACTATACAAAGCACTATAATATTAGAACGAAAACTCTCTTCTGAAAATTTTATTGTAAGCAATACTTATAAATTTTCTCTTATAAATTCTATTAAGAAAAATAAGAAGGATGGTTATTATTACTTTTGTATTGGAGAAATATTTATGGATCTACAAGATTACAAAAGTGCTGAAACATATTTTAAAAAATCACTTTTATACTCCAAGCATGAATTTAATGTAGAATTTGTTTATAGTGTTTATTTAGCTGTAAGCATGTCTATGTGTCTACTAGAACAAAATAAAATTAAAGACTGCCTTGAAAATATCAATTATTGGCTTAATATTTTTCCTAATCATAAAGACTTATTTTTTATTGAAGGGATGTGTTTTCTTAAATTATTTCATTATAGTGAAGCACTATATTCATTTAAAAAATATAAATCTTGTAATTGTTCTTTCTATGGTACTAAATATTTTTACACTGAAAAGAATATTGATTTACTAATAAATGAATTAGAATCTCTCTCATTAAGCTCTGATATAAAATTCACTACTATAATAATTACTGAGAACTCTATTAACCCTGAAACAATTTTATCTATAAATGAAATTTCCTCAAATATATTAATTATTTCTGAAAAAAAGATATTAGATTGCAATGTAAAAAACTTATCAATTAATTCTATATCTATATATATTAAAGAAGAAAAAAATCATCTAAACTTTGACTCAATACTAGACTGTGATTACATATTCATTTTAAACAATGGTGAAGTTTGGCCTTTAGAGCCTCAAAAAAACTTAGTAAATTCTATAAAATAA
- a CDS encoding LacI family DNA-binding transcriptional regulator, translating to MVASIKDVAREAGVSIATVSRVLNEVDVVNEETKKRVMEAIKKLGYRPNIVARSLKTQRTKTVGIVMPDISSAFYPEIVRGAEDVANIYNYNIILCNTDLDTGREKDYLRVLKEKMVDGIIYMSNSLAPEILQLTKDLDLPTVLVETNDDEKIFPSVTIDNEGAALDATSYLIQKGNKSIAYIGTHYEVKNASAKRYLGYKAALEEADMKVDSSKVIFTGLKAKHGEEAIEELTRRNVKFDSIVCCSDELAMGAINKLREKGIKVPEDVDVVSFNNTYVASIYYPKLTTIDQPSYDMGSVGMRMLIKIINKKPLDVTQYVLPHNLIERDSCKK from the coding sequence ATGGTTGCCTCAATAAAAGATGTGGCAAGAGAAGCAGGTGTATCTATTGCTACAGTTTCTAGAGTTTTAAATGAAGTTGATGTGGTTAATGAAGAAACTAAAAAAAGAGTAATGGAAGCAATAAAGAAGCTAGGGTATAGACCTAATATAGTTGCAAGAAGCTTAAAAACACAAAGAACAAAGACTGTGGGTATAGTTATGCCAGATATATCATCAGCATTCTATCCAGAAATAGTTAGAGGTGCTGAAGATGTAGCTAATATATATAACTATAATATAATTTTGTGTAATACAGATTTAGATACAGGAAGAGAGAAAGATTATTTAAGAGTTTTAAAAGAAAAAATGGTGGATGGAATTATATATATGTCTAATTCATTAGCACCAGAAATTTTACAATTAACAAAAGACTTGGATTTACCAACAGTATTAGTAGAGACTAATGATGATGAAAAAATATTTCCAAGTGTAACAATTGATAATGAAGGAGCAGCTCTGGATGCAACATCATATCTTATACAAAAAGGAAATAAGTCAATAGCATATATAGGAACACATTATGAAGTTAAGAATGCATCAGCTAAGAGATATTTAGGGTATAAAGCAGCTTTGGAAGAAGCTGATATGAAAGTTGATTCTTCAAAGGTTATATTTACTGGATTAAAAGCCAAACATGGAGAAGAAGCTATAGAAGAATTAACAAGAAGAAATGTGAAATTTGATTCTATAGTTTGTTGTAGTGATGAACTTGCTATGGGAGCTATAAATAAGTTAAGAGAAAAGGGAATAAAGGTTCCAGAAGATGTAGATGTAGTAAGTTTTAATAATACATATGTAGCTTCAATTTATTATCCTAAATTAACAACAATAGATCAACCATCTTATGATATGGGATCTGTAGGTATGAGAATGTTAATAAAAATAATTAACAAAAAGCCATTAGATGTAACTCAATATGTGTTACCACATAATTTGATAGAAAGGGATTCTTGTAAAAAATAG
- a CDS encoding anaerobic ribonucleoside triphosphate reductase produces MLYVVKRDGRKVQFNADKISKAIKGSAIEGNIKLKETALLDITHKVIEKIEEMRVESITVEEIQNLVEASLKEIGYRDIANLYNSYRQERTKVREIKSDLMRAISAIGVETDRDNANVGNNFSSKLLRIASESNKWHNLAIMPKKLAKAHENGDLYYHDLDSYNLTTNCLHIPTKEVLESGFNTGYGYIRPPKRIESAAELSCILLQSTQNDMFGGQSHPDFDNDMAEFVVFTREQIKSELEEMEVPESKIDQIVDKKLRRSVEQAMQGIVYNLNTMHSRAGSQVPFSSINLGIPNTEEAALVCEVFLEEYDKGLGNGEQPIFPNIIFRVKDGVNKKEGDPYYYLFKIACRVASKRMNPTFMNIDADFNKEYYDNGYMPATMGCRTYLMSNINGEPGTKGRGNIAPTTINLPRLGILADGDINKFFELLQEKLELSRESLLHRYNVLKMLKVKDLPFVAGQGLMKGAEGLSPDDSIEPILKQGSWAIGFIGLAETLTALVGSHHGETEEARELGVKIVTYIREFCDEYKEKDRLNWSCYATPAEGLSGKFILKDQQVFGKIKGVTDKDYYTNSYHIPVGYKISMVDKINIEAPYHKLCNGGHISYIELDGYPDEETIEDIITYAYGNTNISYLGINFHIKYCKSCGTYLESSDHKCTNCGSEDIQGISRVTGYLSLDERFGSGKVAERSDRVSHTNGEKTYCDVL; encoded by the coding sequence ATGCTATATGTTGTGAAAAGGGATGGGAGAAAAGTCCAATTTAATGCTGACAAAATTTCTAAAGCTATTAAGGGTTCAGCAATTGAAGGGAATATAAAATTAAAGGAAACTGCTTTATTAGATATCACTCATAAAGTTATTGAAAAAATAGAAGAAATGCGAGTGGAGTCAATAACAGTAGAAGAAATACAAAATCTTGTAGAAGCCTCTCTAAAAGAAATAGGTTATAGAGATATTGCAAATTTATATAACAGTTATAGACAAGAGAGAACAAAAGTAAGAGAAATTAAATCTGATTTGATGAGAGCTATAAGTGCTATTGGTGTAGAAACTGATAGAGATAATGCTAACGTAGGTAATAACTTTTCATCAAAATTGCTTAGAATAGCATCAGAGTCAAATAAGTGGCATAATTTAGCTATAATGCCAAAAAAATTAGCAAAAGCTCATGAAAATGGCGATTTATATTATCATGATTTAGATAGTTACAATTTGACTACAAATTGTTTGCATATACCTACTAAAGAAGTATTAGAAAGTGGTTTTAATACTGGATATGGTTATATAAGACCACCTAAAAGAATAGAATCAGCAGCAGAGTTATCATGTATCCTTCTGCAATCAACTCAAAATGATATGTTCGGAGGACAATCACATCCTGATTTTGATAATGATATGGCTGAATTTGTTGTGTTTACTAGAGAACAAATAAAATCTGAATTAGAAGAGATGGAAGTTCCTGAATCGAAGATAGACCAAATAGTAGATAAAAAATTAAGAAGATCAGTAGAACAAGCAATGCAAGGAATTGTTTATAATTTAAATACGATGCATTCTAGAGCTGGGTCACAAGTACCTTTTTCATCTATAAATTTAGGAATACCTAATACAGAGGAAGCAGCTTTAGTTTGTGAAGTGTTTTTAGAAGAATATGACAAAGGATTAGGTAACGGTGAACAACCTATATTCCCTAATATAATTTTTAGAGTTAAAGATGGTGTGAATAAGAAAGAAGGAGATCCATATTATTACTTATTTAAGATAGCTTGTAGAGTAGCATCAAAGAGAATGAATCCTACATTTATGAACATAGATGCTGATTTTAATAAAGAATATTATGATAATGGATATATGCCAGCAACTATGGGATGTAGAACTTATTTAATGAGTAATATAAATGGTGAACCAGGGACAAAAGGAAGAGGAAATATAGCACCAACAACTATAAATCTTCCAAGATTAGGTATATTAGCTGATGGTGATATTAATAAGTTCTTTGAATTATTACAAGAAAAATTAGAATTATCAAGAGAAAGTTTACTTCATAGATATAATGTTCTAAAGATGTTGAAAGTAAAAGATTTGCCATTTGTAGCTGGTCAAGGATTAATGAAAGGCGCAGAGGGGTTATCACCTGATGATTCAATAGAACCTATATTAAAACAAGGCTCATGGGCAATTGGGTTTATTGGATTAGCAGAAACTTTAACAGCTCTTGTAGGATCTCATCATGGTGAAACTGAAGAAGCGAGAGAATTAGGTGTAAAAATAGTAACATATATAAGAGAGTTTTGTGATGAATATAAAGAAAAAGATAGACTTAATTGGAGTTGTTATGCAACACCAGCAGAAGGGTTATCTGGAAAATTCATCTTAAAAGATCAACAAGTATTTGGAAAAATAAAAGGAGTAACAGATAAAGATTATTATACAAATAGTTATCATATTCCTGTAGGATATAAAATATCTATGGTTGATAAAATAAATATTGAAGCTCCTTATCATAAATTATGTAATGGTGGGCATATAAGTTATATAGAACTAGATGGATATCCAGATGAGGAAACAATAGAAGATATAATAACTTATGCATATGGAAATACCAATATAAGTTATTTGGGTATAAACTTCCATATAAAATATTGTAAATCTTGTGGAACATATCTAGAATCTAGTGATCACAAATGTACTAATTGTGGTAGCGAAGATATTCAAGGAATTTCTAGAGTAACAGGGTATTTAAGTTTAGATGAAAGATTTGGTAGCGGTAAAGTTGCTGAAAGAAGTGATAGAGTGTCACATACTAATGGAGAAAAAACTTATTGCGATGTACTCTAA
- the ileS gene encoding isoleucine--tRNA ligase: MYKKMDNNKSFVEMEQDVIKLWKEEDVIKKSFEANPEGEYFTFYDGPPTANGKPHVGHVLTRVMKDLIPRYKVMKGYKVIRKAGWDTHGLPVELEIEKKLGISGKEQIEDYGVEKFTKECKDSVFTYVSMWEEMTNKIGYWVDMENPYVTYHNSYIESVWWALKQMWDKDLLYKGHKVMPYCPRCGTGLSSHEVAQGYKDVKDLTAVAKFKVVGEENKYILAWTTTPWTLPSNIALCLNKSYDYIEAKVGDEILILAKELAPKVLGEDYEVVKEFKGSELLGTKYEQLMPFVKPEGKAFEVIHGDYVTLTDGTGIVHIAPAYGEDDNIVAKANNMGFLNLVDAEGKFVEEVTPWAGKFVKKCDESIVKYLEENNKLFKAEKHTHSYPHCWRCDTPLLYYPRESWFVRMTSLRDKLIENNNKINWYPDNIRTGRFGKFLENVIDWGISRDRYWGTPLPIWQCECGHKECIGSIEELKEKGINVPDDIELHKPFIDNVHLKCEKCGKEMIRTAEVIDCWFDSGSMPFAQLHYPFENKELFEKNYPAQFISEAVDQTRGWFYTLLAISTAIFDRNPFENCIVLGHVLDKKGLKMSKSKGNVVAPQDVLDTVGADATRWHFYTASAPWLPTRFSKEDVEETQRKFLSTLWNVYSFYVLYADLDKFDATKYSDFKSEHVMDKWILSKLNTLIKTVENGLENYNITSAALAIEDFVDELSNWYVRRNRARFWTTELNDDKIGAYTTLYRVLVTLSKVAAPFVPFMTENIYQSLVVSLDSNAIESVHLCKWPEYDESVVNADLEREMDLAYKIVKLGRSARNGANIKNRQPLGEMLVSIASLPEYYGDIIKEELNIKNIVFGADLSEHVNFEIKPNLPVLGKAYGKLIPAIRKSLSKMDQMKLAQDINGGKTVTIDANGTSIDLTKESLLVTMKGLEGFAFAGEGEVGVVLDTHITEELKEEGYLREILSKVQNMRKESGFEVADKIKLYVANNDMLESIIKKFEDVIKRETLAEAIVYDENRDYTVNKINGEELSMAVEVIK; the protein is encoded by the coding sequence ATGTACAAAAAGATGGATAATAATAAATCTTTTGTAGAGATGGAACAAGACGTTATAAAGCTTTGGAAAGAAGAAGACGTAATTAAGAAAAGTTTTGAAGCTAATCCAGAAGGAGAATATTTTACTTTTTACGATGGACCTCCAACTGCTAATGGAAAACCACACGTAGGTCATGTCTTAACGAGAGTAATGAAGGATCTTATTCCTAGATATAAAGTAATGAAGGGATATAAGGTTATTAGAAAAGCGGGATGGGATACTCATGGGTTACCAGTTGAACTTGAAATAGAAAAGAAGCTTGGTATATCAGGAAAAGAGCAAATAGAAGATTATGGTGTTGAAAAGTTCACTAAGGAATGTAAAGACAGTGTTTTTACATATGTTTCTATGTGGGAAGAAATGACTAATAAAATTGGTTATTGGGTTGACATGGAAAATCCATATGTAACTTATCATAATTCATATATAGAATCAGTATGGTGGGCATTAAAACAAATGTGGGATAAAGATCTTTTATATAAAGGTCATAAGGTAATGCCATATTGCCCTAGATGTGGAACTGGATTATCTTCTCATGAAGTAGCTCAAGGATATAAGGACGTTAAGGATTTAACTGCTGTAGCTAAGTTTAAAGTAGTAGGAGAAGAAAATAAATATATACTTGCATGGACAACTACTCCATGGACTTTACCTTCTAATATAGCATTATGTTTAAATAAAAGTTATGACTATATAGAAGCTAAGGTTGGCGATGAAATTTTAATATTAGCTAAGGAACTAGCACCAAAAGTATTAGGTGAAGATTATGAAGTTGTTAAAGAATTTAAGGGTTCAGAATTACTTGGAACAAAGTATGAACAATTAATGCCTTTTGTAAAACCAGAAGGAAAAGCTTTTGAGGTTATTCATGGAGACTATGTAACATTAACAGATGGTACTGGTATAGTACATATAGCTCCAGCTTATGGTGAAGATGATAATATTGTTGCAAAAGCTAATAATATGGGCTTCTTAAACCTTGTAGATGCTGAAGGAAAATTTGTTGAAGAAGTTACACCTTGGGCAGGAAAATTTGTTAAGAAATGTGATGAAAGCATCGTTAAATACTTAGAAGAAAATAATAAGTTATTTAAAGCTGAGAAGCATACTCACTCATATCCACATTGTTGGAGATGTGACACTCCACTTTTATATTATCCAAGAGAAAGTTGGTTTGTAAGAATGACTTCTCTTAGAGATAAACTTATAGAAAATAATAATAAAATAAATTGGTATCCAGATAACATTAGAACAGGTAGATTTGGTAAGTTCTTAGAAAATGTTATTGACTGGGGTATTTCAAGAGATAGATATTGGGGAACACCACTACCAATATGGCAATGTGAATGTGGTCATAAGGAATGTATTGGTAGCATAGAAGAACTTAAAGAAAAAGGAATTAATGTTCCAGATGATATAGAACTTCATAAACCATTTATAGATAATGTTCATTTAAAATGTGAAAAGTGTGGTAAGGAAATGATAAGAACAGCAGAAGTTATAGATTGCTGGTTTGACTCAGGATCAATGCCATTTGCTCAATTACACTATCCATTTGAAAATAAAGAACTTTTTGAAAAGAATTATCCAGCTCAATTTATTTCAGAAGCTGTAGACCAAACTAGAGGATGGTTCTATACATTACTTGCTATATCAACAGCTATATTTGATAGAAATCCATTTGAAAACTGTATAGTTTTAGGTCACGTTCTTGATAAGAAGGGCTTGAAGATGAGTAAGTCAAAAGGAAATGTCGTAGCACCTCAAGATGTTCTTGATACAGTAGGTGCTGATGCTACAAGATGGCATTTCTATACTGCAAGTGCACCATGGCTTCCAACAAGATTCTCAAAGGAAGATGTTGAAGAGACTCAAAGAAAATTCTTAAGCACTTTATGGAATGTATATTCATTCTATGTGTTATATGCTGATTTAGATAAATTTGATGCAACTAAATATTCAGATTTCAAATCAGAACATGTAATGGATAAATGGATACTATCAAAGCTTAATACATTAATTAAGACTGTAGAAAACGGATTAGAAAACTACAATATAACTAGTGCAGCTCTTGCTATAGAAGATTTTGTAGATGAGCTATCTAACTGGTATGTAAGAAGAAATAGAGCAAGATTCTGGACTACAGAACTTAATGATGATAAGATTGGTGCTTATACAACTTTATATAGAGTTTTAGTTACATTATCAAAAGTGGCAGCTCCATTTGTACCATTTATGACAGAAAATATATACCAAAGCTTAGTTGTATCTTTAGATAGTAATGCAATTGAAAGTGTTCACTTATGTAAATGGCCAGAATATGATGAATCTGTTGTTAATGCTGATTTAGAGAGAGAAATGGATTTAGCTTATAAAATAGTTAAACTTGGTAGAAGTGCTAGAAATGGTGCTAATATTAAGAACAGACAACCACTTGGAGAAATGTTAGTTTCAATTGCTTCACTTCCTGAATATTATGGAGATATAATAAAAGAAGAATTAAACATAAAAAATATTGTATTTGGTGCTGACCTTTCAGAACACGTTAACTTTGAAATAAAACCGAACCTTCCTGTGCTTGGAAAAGCGTATGGAAAACTTATACCTGCTATAAGAAAATCTTTAAGCAAAATGGATCAAATGAAATTAGCTCAAGATATTAATGGTGGAAAAACTGTAACTATAGATGCTAATGGAACTTCCATAGATCTTACAAAGGAAAGCTTACTTGTTACAATGAAAGGACTTGAAGGTTTTGCTTTTGCAGGAGAAGGAGAAGTTGGTGTAGTTCTAGATACTCATATAACAGAAGAATTAAAGGAAGAAGGGTATTTAAGAGAAATTCTTTCAAAGGTTCAAAATATGAGAAAAGAAAGTGGATTTGAGGTTGCAGATAAAATAAAATTATATGTTGCTAATAACGATATGTTAGAATCTATAATTAAGAAATTTGAAGATGTTATAAAGAGAGAAACTTTAGCAGAGGCTATAGTATATGATGAAAATAGAGACTATACTGTAAATAAGATAAACGGTGAAGAATTATCAATGGCAGTAGAAGTAATAAAATAA